From a region of the Panicum virgatum strain AP13 chromosome 2K, P.virgatum_v5, whole genome shotgun sequence genome:
- the LOC120668876 gene encoding UPF0235 protein At5g63440 isoform X1, whose amino-acid sequence MPKRTTHTYSSEDALPEGPESDLFVYYCKHCASHVLITDTQLQKMPKRKTDRAHVLDKAKHLSRLNVKESGKVMLKRGEGKLEKQFRMSCVGCDLFVCYRSEEDLEHAPFIYVVDGALSSVAAETNPHDAPVPPCITQLEGGLVQVAIEVEDRAQRSAITRVNADDVRVTVAAPAARGEANSELLEFMGKVLGLRLTQMTLQRGWNNKSKLLIVEDLSARQVYEKLLEAVQP is encoded by the exons atgCCGAAGCGGACGACGCACACGTACTCGAGCGAGGACGCGCTGCCGGAGGGCCCCGAGTCTGACCTCTTCGTCTACTACTGCAAGCACTGCGCGTCCCACGTCCTAATCACCG ATACCCAATTGCAGAAAATGCCCAAGCGAAAGACTGACAGAGCACATGTTTTAGACAAGGCTAAGCATCTGTCAAGGCTAAATGTGAAGGAGTCGGGTAAAGTAATGTTGAAGCG TGGTGAAGGAAAGCTTGAAAAGCAGTTCCGCATGAGCTGTGTAGGATGTGATCTTTTTGTTTGTTACCGATCAGAAGAGGATCTGGAGCATGCCCCTTTTATATATGTTGTTGATGGAGCACTGAGTTCAGTTGCAGCTGAGACAAATCCACAT GATGCTCCTGTACCCCCTTGCATCACACAACTGGAAGGTGGACTTGTCCAAGTAGCCATTGAAGTGGAAGACCGGGCACAGCGTTCAGCAATAACAA GAGTGAATGCTGATGATGTTCGAGTAACAGTAGCTGCCCCTGCTGCACGAGGGGAAGCTAACAGTGAGTTGCTAGAATTTATGGGCAAG GTTCTTGGCCTAAGATTGACTCAGATGACCCTTCAAAGAGGATGGAATAATAAATCGAAGCTTCTGATT GTTGAGGATTTGTCCGCACGGCAAGTGTACGAGAAGCTTCTTGAAGCTGTACAGCCTTAG
- the LOC120668876 gene encoding UPF0235 protein At5g63440 isoform X2 produces MPKRKTDRAHVLDKAKHLSRLNVKESGKVMLKRGEGKLEKQFRMSCVGCDLFVCYRSEEDLEHAPFIYVVDGALSSVAAETNPHDAPVPPCITQLEGGLVQVAIEVEDRAQRSAITRVNADDVRVTVAAPAARGEANSELLEFMGKVLGLRLTQMTLQRGWNNKSKLLIVEDLSARQVYEKLLEAVQP; encoded by the exons ATGCCCAAGCGAAAGACTGACAGAGCACATGTTTTAGACAAGGCTAAGCATCTGTCAAGGCTAAATGTGAAGGAGTCGGGTAAAGTAATGTTGAAGCG TGGTGAAGGAAAGCTTGAAAAGCAGTTCCGCATGAGCTGTGTAGGATGTGATCTTTTTGTTTGTTACCGATCAGAAGAGGATCTGGAGCATGCCCCTTTTATATATGTTGTTGATGGAGCACTGAGTTCAGTTGCAGCTGAGACAAATCCACAT GATGCTCCTGTACCCCCTTGCATCACACAACTGGAAGGTGGACTTGTCCAAGTAGCCATTGAAGTGGAAGACCGGGCACAGCGTTCAGCAATAACAA GAGTGAATGCTGATGATGTTCGAGTAACAGTAGCTGCCCCTGCTGCACGAGGGGAAGCTAACAGTGAGTTGCTAGAATTTATGGGCAAG GTTCTTGGCCTAAGATTGACTCAGATGACCCTTCAAAGAGGATGGAATAATAAATCGAAGCTTCTGATT GTTGAGGATTTGTCCGCACGGCAAGTGTACGAGAAGCTTCTTGAAGCTGTACAGCCTTAG